In Chryseobacterium turcicum, a single window of DNA contains:
- a CDS encoding glycosyltransferase family 4 protein — protein sequence MKLEIKLFRTSTVPVSLNILLKGQLKFLFNHFAVTAISGAGKDLEEVVKREGVKTYSIEMQRNISPIKDFIALLQLYFYFKKEKPDIVHSITPKAGLLSMMAGKMAGVPIRMHTFTGLIFPTRTGNIQKLLIKMDQVLCWAATNIYPEGNGVKQDLINYKITSKSLKVLANGNVNGIDLEYFDLNTISNEQQSQLKKELNIYEDDFVFVFVGRLVGDKGINELIEAFSKLQTPNSKLLLVGPLESELDALQTKTLKEIETNPNILSVGFQKDVRPYFAIANALVFPSYREGFPNVVMQAGAMGLPSIVSNINGCNEIIIEGENGTIIPVKDSKAIQSAMLKMIEDKEFYFKLKENSRPMIQSRYEQTVVWEALLEEYTQLLKEKKLNV from the coding sequence ATGAAGCTTGAAATTAAACTCTTTCGCACATCTACAGTTCCTGTTTCTCTTAATATTCTATTAAAGGGGCAACTGAAATTTTTGTTCAATCATTTTGCTGTTACCGCAATTTCTGGAGCAGGAAAAGATTTAGAGGAAGTTGTAAAAAGAGAAGGTGTAAAAACATATTCTATAGAAATGCAAAGAAATATTTCTCCCATTAAAGATTTTATTGCTTTACTCCAACTTTACTTTTATTTCAAAAAAGAAAAACCCGATATAGTTCATTCAATTACCCCAAAAGCAGGATTGTTGAGTATGATGGCGGGTAAAATGGCTGGAGTTCCCATACGTATGCACACTTTTACGGGCCTTATTTTTCCTACACGGACTGGGAATATTCAAAAGTTATTGATAAAAATGGATCAGGTATTGTGTTGGGCTGCTACCAATATATATCCTGAAGGTAATGGGGTTAAGCAAGATTTAATCAATTATAAAATAACCTCAAAATCTTTAAAAGTTTTAGCTAATGGTAATGTAAATGGGATAGATTTAGAATATTTTGATTTAAATACTATTTCAAACGAACAACAAAGTCAGTTAAAAAAAGAACTAAATATTTATGAAGACGATTTCGTCTTTGTTTTCGTAGGTCGTTTAGTTGGAGATAAAGGGATTAACGAATTAATTGAAGCTTTTTCCAAACTTCAAACTCCAAACTCAAAACTATTATTAGTCGGCCCTTTAGAAAGTGAATTAGATGCTTTACAAACAAAAACCCTAAAGGAAATTGAAACCAACCCCAACATACTTAGTGTTGGATTCCAAAAAGATGTACGCCCTTACTTTGCAATTGCAAATGCGTTGGTATTTCCAAGCTATCGTGAGGGTTTTCCAAATGTTGTGATGCAGGCAGGAGCAATGGGTTTGCCAAGTATCGTTTCTAATATTAATGGGTGTAACGAAATCATTATAGAAGGAGAAAATGGAACCATAATTCCTGTTAAAGATTCTAAAGCTATACAATCAGCAATGCTAAAAATGATAGAGGATAAAGAATTTTATTTTAAACTGAAAGAAAACTCCCGCCCAATGATACAGTCCCGATATGAGCAGACTGTTGTTTGGGAAGCTCTGCTAGAAGAATATACACAATTACTTAAAGAAAAGAAACTTAATGTATAA
- a CDS encoding sugar transferase: protein MYKSIFKRLFDFIFAFIGILILSPIFIIITIGLYLANNGKPFFFQKRPGLNEKIFSIIKFKTMNDKKDANGNLLSDAERLTAIGAFVRKTSLDELPQLINVLKGDMSLIGPRPLLPQYLPLYNNNQKRRHNVRPGITGWAQVNGRNAISWSKKFELDVWYVDHVSFMTDMKVFFTTFKKVFKSEGVSQEGQATAEAFNGNN from the coding sequence ATGTATAAATCTATATTTAAAAGACTTTTTGATTTTATATTTGCTTTCATAGGCATATTGATTTTAAGCCCCATCTTCATTATCATAACCATAGGTTTATACCTTGCAAATAATGGTAAACCTTTCTTCTTCCAGAAACGTCCCGGTTTAAATGAAAAAATCTTTAGCATTATCAAATTCAAAACGATGAATGATAAAAAAGATGCTAACGGAAACTTGCTTTCCGATGCTGAAAGATTGACGGCTATCGGTGCTTTTGTACGTAAAACTTCCTTAGATGAACTCCCACAGTTGATCAATGTTTTAAAGGGAGATATGTCTTTAATAGGGCCAAGACCTTTGCTGCCACAGTATTTACCTTTATATAATAATAATCAAAAACGCAGACACAATGTTCGCCCAGGGATAACAGGATGGGCACAGGTAAATGGAAGAAATGCAATTTCGTGGTCTAAAAAGTTTGAACTGGATGTTTGGTATGTAGATCATGTTTCATTCATGACAGACATGAAAGTTTTTTTTACCACATTTAAAAAAGTTTTTAAAAGCGAAGGCGTATCGCAGGAAGGGCAGGCTACAGCAGAAGCTTTTAACGGAAATAATTAA